The stretch of DNA TTGATCGAAATCTTTCTTTGCCAATAGCCTTCCCCCACTTTACTGCTGCCGATTACTCGACAAATTCAAACTCATACTTCAACAGCCGCACAGTGTCGCCGTCTTTCGCTCCGCGTTCGCGCAGCGCATCATCGACTCCCATGGAGCGCAGCTGGCGGGCAAAGCGGCGCACGGAATCTTCCCGGGAAAAGTCCGTCATTTTAAACAGCTTCTCCACTTTTGCTCCGCTGACTGCAAAGCTGCCGTCAGGATCTCTTGTAATCTCAAACTCAGCCGGCTGATCGGCATATTTGTACATGACGCGGTGGATACCCTTTTCTTCTTCCACTTCTTCCAGCGGAAATTCCGGTGTCTGCTCCACTTTATCCGCAACTGCAAACAGCAATTCCTTCAGGCCTTCGCGGGTAATGGCAGAGATTAGAAAAATCGGCGCTTCGTCTCCCACCTTTTTCTTGAACGCTTCAAGATGTTGCTGGGCATCCGGCATATCCATTTTATTTGCGACGATAATTTGCGGACGCTCCGTTAAGCGCAGATTATACTCCCGCAATTCGCGGTTGATCGCCAGATAATCCTCGTACGGATCGCGGCCTTCTAGGCCTGACATATCAATGACGTGGACAATCACACGCGTCCGTTCAATATGGCGCAGAAATTGATGGCCAAGACCGACGCCTTCATGAGCGCCTTCGATCAGCCCGGGCAAATCAGCCATAACGAAGCTGCGTCCATCATCCGTTTCCACAACTCCCAAATTCGGCGTGATCGTTGTGAAATGGTATGCGGCTATTTTCGGTCGAGCTGCTGAAACAACAGACAGCAGGGTGGATTTTCCGACACTCGGAAAGCCGACCAGTCCAACGTCCGCTAACAGCTTCAATTCTAATACCACATAGCGCTCCATTCCGGGTTCGCCTTTTTCTGACAGCTCCGGAGCCGGATTAGCCGGTGTGGCAAAACGGGTATTTCCGCGTCCGCCGCGTCCGCCCTTAGCAATCACCGCACGCTGGCCATGTTCAGTTAAATCAGCGATAACTTCCTTCGTATCATCATCTGTTACAACCGTACCAGGCGGCACCTTTACAACCATATCGGGGGCCTTTCGTCCGTGCTGATTCTTGCTCATTCCGTGCTCGCCGCGATTCGCTTTGAAATGACGCTGATAGCGAAAGTCCATCAATGTCCGCAAACCCTCATCAACCTCAAAAATCACATCGGCTCCCTTTCCGCCGTCGCCGCCGGCCGGCCCGCCTTTCGGTACATATTTCTCGCGGCGAAACGCAACCATACCATCGCCGCCGTCGCCGCCTTTTACATATATTTTCACTTGATCTACAAACATAAATTCCTCCTGTTTACATTAAAGCATCTGTGGCTGCTATTAAAGAACGACTACACAACCGCTTCAAATCGCATATCCTCACCGGTATGAGAATGGATTTTCCCGCGCTTTACATGCGGCGCCTTTAACAGCTGAACCAGTTCCATCGTCAGCGATCCTTCATCGGTTATTATTCCACTGAATTCAAAAAAGAAACGAACCCCGTTTGCTTCTTGATTGATCGAAAGATAGAGCCGGTTGTCGGCAAATTGTGCAATATGCTTCTCAATGGCGCCCAGAAGCGAAGCCATCCATTCTGTCAGCTTCTCATCATTTACGGCTATTGTACAATTTTGGTCTAAGATCTCATACTCCAGTTCAAAAGAATGGCCTTCCCAATTAAAGGTTAGGATCAATTCCGCGAAATTCGGCAAGCATAAATTGCATAAATGAGCTTCTTGGCGCGCCTGCACAATGGCCGTCTCAATGGCCCGCTCTGCTTCTTCTACTTTTCCAAGTGCCATAAAGCCTTTAATTAGCTGAATTTGATTCATCCAATCATGCCGGGCGTGCCGTATCGCCCGAATTACCGTCCAGTTTCTATTTTCCATGATTATTTCGCACAGGATTCCCCATGTTCAAAGCATATGAACGAACGCCAAGAGGGGGGAAAGACAAGTATACGATTCCTGCACTGCCTCCTCTCCCGAACAAACAACTGCAGCTGCTTATTTTCTGCCCTTATATTGCGGCTTTATATGCTAGTATAACAGAAATTAAGCAAAATAGAGATATCTATCTCCTATCCCCATCAGCCTTTTAGTCAAAATGACGCCGCCCAAACGTTTGGCATTACTTTCCGGCTAGCCGTTTGTTTCTTTAATACAAATAAAGCTCTAACCTGTTTGGTTAGAGCTTTACTAGCATCGATTTAGCACTTATTGAGCAGCAGGATATACGCTCACTTTCTTTTTGTCGCGGCCAAGGCGCTCGAAGCGAACCACGCCGTCAACTTTTGCAAATAGCGTATCATCACCGCCGCGTCCTACGTTTTCACCTGGATATACCTTTGTGCCGCGCTGACGGTAAAGGATGGATCCGCCGGTGACGAACTGACCGTCCGCACGCTTAGCGCCAAGACGTTTTGCGATTGAATCACGGCCGTTCTTTGTAGAACCTACACCTTTTTTAGATGCGAAAAACTGAAGGTCTAATCTTAACATGAGTTCCACCTCCTGTTAGTGAAAGTTAATGTTTATATGCTTGCTATAATCCCGTTCGATCGTCTGCAGGGAAACAACCATCCCTTCCAGCAGCAGTTGAACCTTCTCCTGTTCGCCATCCGGAATGTTTTCCGGAACGATACAGCGGAGAAACCCTCCATTCCTTCCTTGTTCGATTTGCAGTTTTGCCTCCGTTAAAGAAAGAATGGCATTCAATGCTCCGAAAGACACAGCGGTTGCCGCCGCACAGACAAGATCTTTACCGTATTCAGCAAATTCCGCATGCCCTTCCATGGTGAAAGAAGTAATCTTTCCTGAAGGACCATGCTTCTTTATAGTTACTTGAATCATAGGAGCATCGCCTTATGCGTTGATTTTCTCAATCACAACTTTAGTGTATGGCTGACGATGACCTTGTTTTCTGCGATAGTTTTTCTTCGCTTTGAACTTGAAAACCGTAATTTTCTTTTGACGGCCTTGTTTTTCTACCTTCGCTGTAACAGTAGCTCCCTCAACAATCGGGTTGCCTACTTTTACGTTTTCGCCGCCAACGAATAATACTTGATCAAATGTAACAGAATCGCCTGCTTCTGCGTCCAGCTTCTCAACGTAGATAGCTTGGCCTTCTTCTACCTTCACTTGCTTACCGCCAGTTTCGATAATTGCGTACATGACTTGCACCTCCTTAATGAACTCAGACTCGCCATTCGCAGGTGGTCTGCCGCAGGCAAACGCTTATACCTGTTATGAGCGGTTGTAGCACGGGTGCTACAAACAATAACATCAAAATCTTATCACTTACGCAAGCGGGTGTCAACACATTTCTGATCATTGATTCGATAGCTCATCTGCTGTACCGGCTCGAATGATATTTCCGACCGGCACAGGGCCATTGATCAGCCGGTACAAGATCCTTTTGTGCAGCAGACGTTCCAGCTGCTGATGGTATTCGTTTTGTTCTCCGGCAAAGACGGCTTTCACATCCGCTGTCACTTCCAGCAATATCGCCTCATGCTCATCACGCGCATATTCCAGCAGCTTGCGTTCCAATTCAAAAGCCATCGTTTCCGCACTTTTGACACGGCCGTTTCCACGGCAAACGGCACAAGGAACGGTGAGTGTTTCCAAAAGGGAAGATTTCGTTTTTTTTCTCGTAATCTGCATGAGTCCAAGAGAAGTGAATTCGCGCACCGTCATCGATTTGGGATCCTTTTTAGCCTCCGACTTCATCAGCCTCTCAATTTCCCGGCGGTCTTTATCGCTGAACATATCGATGAAGTCTATGATGATAATGCCGCTAATATCACGAAGCCGCAGCTGCCGGGCCGCTTCCCGGGCCGCTTCCTTATTCGTTAGTAGCACCGTTTGCGCCTGGCTGCTTTTTCCGGTGAACTTCCCGGTGTTCACATCCATCACTGTCATTGCTTCCGTCTTCTCGATAACTAAGAAACCGCCGCTCGGAAGCCAGACGATTCTTTTCAGGGCTTTCTCTGCCTGCCCTTCAAGCCCATTGGCTGAGAATATATCCTCGGCAGCAGAATGGAACGAGGCCGGCCATTGTTCCTCCTGATAGCGCCAGTCCGCCCTTAATTCAGATAAAAATTCACTGCTGTCACAAATCAGCTCTCCTGTCTTTAAAGCTTGCATCCGCGCAAAGGCTTCCTCTTTTAATAGTGGCTTTTCCATCAATAAAGCCGGCGCCTTAGCAGCAGAAGCTTTTTTCAGCAGCTGTTTATGCTGCTTCCTCAGCTCATTCCACTCAGACAGCAAGCGCTCTTCAGGCACTTCAAAGGCGGCGGTTCGAACAATCAGTCCTTCTTCCCCGCGCTTGTGCTGTGAAGCCCAGTCAGCAAGGCGCTGGCGCTTCTCCTGCTGAGCAACCTTTTTGGACAGCGCCGTGTAGCCTCCCTCAGGCAAATAAACGAGCCACTCTCCCGGCCACTCGATTATGGCGCTCAAGCGCGGCCCTTTCGTATCTGTCTCATCCTTAATGACTTGAACAATTATCTTCTGCCCTTGATGAACAACTTCTCCAATCGGCCTGCCGCCATGACCCGGGATCTGGTCGCGGTGCAAATAGCCGTTTTGCTCCAGACCGATATTCACGAAGCAAGCGTTCATCCCCTTCTCCACTTTTGTAATAACACCATAGTATGTAAAGCCGACGCGTGAAAGATGAGACGGCTGAAAGATATGAAGCTGCTCCAGGCGCCCGTTTTCAACAACCGCCAGCCGCTTTTCTCGCGCCTTTGCGCTGACTATCAGTGTGTGCATACCAAAAACCCGCCTTCTCCTCTTTTGTTCCACTTTACTCGGCCGGCGAGGATTCGTCAATGAATCGGCAGCAACTCAATCAGACGCGCCGTCGTTCTTTTTTCTGAAAAGTAGGCATGCAGCAGTTCGTTTTCATCCAGGCGCACGCGCTCTCCTCCCTTGATCGAGACGTAGACAATATGCTTTGTATTGCGGCGGAACCGCTCAAGCACCTTCCCGATCTCCAGCTCGCCATCAGCCGGCAGCGGCTGCAAGGCAGATGCAGCCGGCTGATTGCCATAATGCCTTTCCAGCAAAAAGCGGATGAACGTATAATGCTTCTCCTTCCACTCCCGCCAAAGAGCGGCCGCTAAGTAGAGCAGGACTAGCCAAGCCTGCAAGTGAAACGAAAAAAAGAGCAGCACCCCCGCTTGAAGGAGGACGAGCAGCGCCGCTGACGATAGAATCGTCAAATGAACCGCTGCAAGAAATGGTCTAGTCATCGAGAAGAACAGCAGCAAAAGCTTGCCGCCATCCAGCGGGTATACGGGCAGGAGATTAAACAAGAGGATGGCTGCATTAAACTGCATGAACGTATGGTAGACCATATCGGGAAGCAAGCTGAATTCATGCAAAAGCCAGGCGGCCGCAAACATCCAAAGATGCTGAACCGGACCGGCTAATATAACAAGCAGTTCTTCCTTTATCGGCCGATTGCCGTGCTCGTCCACTTCGGCGACTCCCCCAAAGGGCAAAAAGATAATCTGCTTAATTCTCCAGCGGAAGACATGAGCCATCCAGGCGTGGCCGAATTCGTGAACAGCAATAATAAAAAATATAAGCAGCAGCTCCCTAAAATGCCCTGTCCATGCAGAAACTGCAATCATAAGCCACAGAAGCGGATGCAGATGCACTTTTCTCAGCAGTTTATTCAAAAGGAATCACCTGATTCGGGTCAACAAATTGCCCTCCTTTTTTAATCGCAAGATAAAAACCTCCGCTGCCTCCATCTTCCCCCTGCTTCGCGTAAGCCAGCACACTGCCGGCTTTAACTTGCTGATAGGGCTGAACAGCCGTGGAAGTAAGATGGCCATACCATGACTCACTATCGTCAGGATGCTGCACGATCACCGTCTCTCCCAGCTCTTCCTTTTTCCCGGCAAAAATAACCGTTCCGTCCTTGATGGCCTTCACTTGTTCCTGCGGTCCGGTTTCTACGATAATGCCTTTTCCATTCGACTGAAAATCTTCCAGAATACGCCCCGATGCGGGCAGTGCATAGCCTTGGGGAGCCGCGGAGTCTTCTTTGTTGCTCCAGCCATCCGCAGTAAAGGGCAGCGGCTCTCCAAACGCCGATTCATACCATTCGGCTGCCTTGGAAAACTGAAATTCCTTCTCCATCGTCTTAGAAAACCACATCCGCCCCTCCTCAAGCACAGGTGACGGATGCTTGTACAGAATCGCCACGATCAGTAAAAAAGCAGCAGACGCCAGCACTTTGAACACAAAGCGCTCCAGGCTGAACAGCGGATGAATGTTTTTTGGCTCCTCATGCAGCGGCAAAAGCTCTTTTTCCTCTTCCACCTGAATCACTCCTCTTTCTGAACGGTTCTTACTAAAAGCTATGATGAACAGGCTGAAATAAGAAGCGCATTTTGCAAGCACCGTTTATTCAGGTTTTCTGCTGTGAGTTCAAGCCAGTCAAACAAGCCGGTTGCCTGTGTCTTGCCTTCGTCCCTTCATAAGCGAATCTTCCCCCAGCCTTGCGCCTCACCTGACAAGCATTTTCCATTCGGGAAAAGGGTCCTCTCCCATTAAAAAGAGCGCAGGCTGCGTCATTCTAGACACTGCCTGCACTCTGAGCTGGTTCAATCCTATCTTATTTGGAGCGCACACCAAAGAATTTCTTCAGCTTAGTAAAGAATCCTTCTTTCACTTCATCCAATTGCTGAAGAGGGACAGATTCCCCCAGAATTCTTCTGGCAATATTACGGTATGCAATAGAGGCGCGATTGTTTGGATTGTGGGCAACTGGCTCCCCGTTATGGGATGACTTGATGACTTCATCATCGTCCACAACGATGCCGAGGAGCTCGATGGATAAATGCGTGACGACTTCATCCACATCTAACATATCCCCCTGCTGCATCATATGATTGCGGATGCGGTTAACGATCAGCTTGGGTGATTCCATATGCTCTTCTTTTTCCAGCAATCCAATGACGCGATCAGCATCGCGTACGGATGATTTCTCCGGCGTCGTGACAATGATCGCTTTATCGGCTCCAGCAACGGCATTTTTGTAGCCTTGTTCAATGCCAGCCGGACAATCTATTAAAATGTAATCAAAATCTTGCTTTAACTCCTCCATCAGCTTCTTCATCTGTTCCGGCGTGACAGCTGATTTATCTGTCGTTTGAGCAGCCGGAAGCAGATACAACAGGTCGTTAAACCGCTTATCCTTCACGAGCGCCTGATGGATCTTGCAGCGCTCTTCCACCACATCCACCAAGTCATAAATAATGCGGTTTTCAAGCCCCATCACTACGTCTAAGTTTCTTAGACCAATATCTGTATCGACTAGACAAACTTTCTTTTCCTGCAGAGCAAGCGCTGTGCCTAAATTAGCCGAAGTGGTCGTTTTGCCGACTCCGCCTTTTCCAGATGTAACGACTATAGCCTCACCCACTGTAGCTTCCCCCTTTAAACGTAGAAATATCCGGTCTCAGATGCTTTAACACCTGCAAGCGGTCCACAACAATCTGGTTGGAATCATCTATGTAAGCACATTCTGTTTCCAAAGCATCCTCTACTTCATAGCGGTCGGGCGCACGGTTTAAGCAGCGGCTGATTCTCAGCTGCGTCGGC from Bacillus xiapuensis encodes:
- a CDS encoding M23 family metallopeptidase, with the protein product MEEEKELLPLHEEPKNIHPLFSLERFVFKVLASAAFLLIVAILYKHPSPVLEEGRMWFSKTMEKEFQFSKAAEWYESAFGEPLPFTADGWSNKEDSAAPQGYALPASGRILEDFQSNGKGIIVETGPQEQVKAIKDGTVIFAGKKEELGETVIVQHPDDSESWYGHLTSTAVQPYQQVKAGSVLAYAKQGEDGGSGGFYLAIKKGGQFVDPNQVIPFE
- a CDS encoding Spo0B C-terminal domain-containing protein codes for the protein MENRNWTVIRAIRHARHDWMNQIQLIKGFMALGKVEEAERAIETAIVQARQEAHLCNLCLPNFAELILTFNWEGHSFELEYEILDQNCTIAVNDEKLTEWMASLLGAIEKHIAQFADNRLYLSINQEANGVRFFFEFSGIITDEGSLTMELVQLLKAPHVKRGKIHSHTGEDMRFEAVV
- a CDS encoding Rne/Rng family ribonuclease, coding for MHTLIVSAKAREKRLAVVENGRLEQLHIFQPSHLSRVGFTYYGVITKVEKGMNACFVNIGLEQNGYLHRDQIPGHGGRPIGEVVHQGQKIIVQVIKDETDTKGPRLSAIIEWPGEWLVYLPEGGYTALSKKVAQQEKRQRLADWASQHKRGEEGLIVRTAAFEVPEERLLSEWNELRKQHKQLLKKASAAKAPALLMEKPLLKEEAFARMQALKTGELICDSSEFLSELRADWRYQEEQWPASFHSAAEDIFSANGLEGQAEKALKRIVWLPSGGFLVIEKTEAMTVMDVNTGKFTGKSSQAQTVLLTNKEAAREAARQLRLRDISGIIIIDFIDMFSDKDRREIERLMKSEAKKDPKSMTVREFTSLGLMQITRKKTKSSLLETLTVPCAVCRGNGRVKSAETMAFELERKLLEYARDEHEAILLEVTADVKAVFAGEQNEYHQQLERLLHKRILYRLINGPVPVGNIIRAGTADELSNQ
- the obgE gene encoding GTPase ObgE is translated as MFVDQVKIYVKGGDGGDGMVAFRREKYVPKGGPAGGDGGKGADVIFEVDEGLRTLMDFRYQRHFKANRGEHGMSKNQHGRKAPDMVVKVPPGTVVTDDDTKEVIADLTEHGQRAVIAKGGRGGRGNTRFATPANPAPELSEKGEPGMERYVVLELKLLADVGLVGFPSVGKSTLLSVVSAARPKIAAYHFTTITPNLGVVETDDGRSFVMADLPGLIEGAHEGVGLGHQFLRHIERTRVIVHVIDMSGLEGRDPYEDYLAINRELREYNLRLTERPQIIVANKMDMPDAQQHLEAFKKKVGDEAPIFLISAITREGLKELLFAVADKVEQTPEFPLEEVEEEKGIHRVMYKYADQPAEFEITRDPDGSFAVSGAKVEKLFKMTDFSREDSVRRFARQLRSMGVDDALRERGAKDGDTVRLLKYEFEFVE
- the rplU gene encoding 50S ribosomal protein L21, encoding MYAIIETGGKQVKVEEGQAIYVEKLDAEAGDSVTFDQVLFVGGENVKVGNPIVEGATVTAKVEKQGRQKKITVFKFKAKKNYRRKQGHRQPYTKVVIEKINA
- the minD gene encoding septum site-determining protein MinD, with the protein product MGEAIVVTSGKGGVGKTTTSANLGTALALQEKKVCLVDTDIGLRNLDVVMGLENRIIYDLVDVVEERCKIHQALVKDKRFNDLLYLLPAAQTTDKSAVTPEQMKKLMEELKQDFDYILIDCPAGIEQGYKNAVAGADKAIIVTTPEKSSVRDADRVIGLLEKEEHMESPKLIVNRIRNHMMQQGDMLDVDEVVTHLSIELLGIVVDDDEVIKSSHNGEPVAHNPNNRASIAYRNIARRILGESVPLQQLDEVKEGFFTKLKKFFGVRSK
- a CDS encoding ribosomal-processing cysteine protease Prp — protein: MIQVTIKKHGPSGKITSFTMEGHAEFAEYGKDLVCAAATAVSFGALNAILSLTEAKLQIEQGRNGGFLRCIVPENIPDGEQEKVQLLLEGMVVSLQTIERDYSKHININFH
- a CDS encoding M50 family metallopeptidase, giving the protein MNKLLRKVHLHPLLWLMIAVSAWTGHFRELLLIFFIIAVHEFGHAWMAHVFRWRIKQIIFLPFGGVAEVDEHGNRPIKEELLVILAGPVQHLWMFAAAWLLHEFSLLPDMVYHTFMQFNAAILLFNLLPVYPLDGGKLLLLFFSMTRPFLAAVHLTILSSAALLVLLQAGVLLFFSFHLQAWLVLLYLAAALWREWKEKHYTFIRFLLERHYGNQPAASALQPLPADGELEIGKVLERFRRNTKHIVYVSIKGGERVRLDENELLHAYFSEKRTTARLIELLPIH
- the rpmA gene encoding 50S ribosomal protein L27, whose amino-acid sequence is MLRLDLQFFASKKGVGSTKNGRDSIAKRLGAKRADGQFVTGGSILYRQRGTKVYPGENVGRGGDDTLFAKVDGVVRFERLGRDKKKVSVYPAAQ